The following coding sequences lie in one Phragmites australis chromosome 8, lpPhrAust1.1, whole genome shotgun sequence genomic window:
- the LOC133926886 gene encoding LRR receptor-like serine/threonine-protein kinase HSL2, producing MSGSSTSCRFPLLLALLLFLLAGECRSQPGGGGDRDTLLAIKKDWSSPPQLQSWDPAAAANHCTWKGVTCAVGGGGVVTELSLTGLNLTRPVPASVCALKNLTRLNLSYNNLTGAFPAAALYACAQLRFLDLSNNLFSGVLPADIDGLSPAMEHLNLSTNHFAGQVPPTVARLPALKSLLLDTNRFTGAYPAAEISKITGLEMLTLASNAFSPAPVPPEFAKLTNLTYLWMSNMNLTGKIPEAFSSLTELTLLSMSSNNLTGEIPSWVFQHGKLEYLYMFENGLSGGLTSNVTAVNLIELDLSINQLTGEIPESLGNLKNLTLMFLYKNQLTGTIPASIGLLPKLRDIRIFNNQLSGELPPELGKHSPLANLEVGNNHLSGPLRETLCANGKLYDIVAFNNSFFGELPANLGDCVLLNNLMLYNNLFSGDFPAKIWSFPKLTLVMIQNNSFTGTLPAEISFNISRIEIGNNMFSGSFPTSATGLRVFHAENNRLAGELPSDMSKLDSLTDLSVPGNRITGSIPTSIKLLQKLTSLNLSGNSLTGVIPPRSIGLLPTLTMLDLSDNDLTGSIPSDISNLFTILNLSSNQLTGEVPAALQSAAYDRSFLGNRLCARADSGTNLPTCPGGGRGAHDELSKGLIILFSMLAGIVLFGSVGIAWLLLRRRKDSHDVTDWKMTVFTQLNFTESDVLNNIREENVIGSGGSGKVYRIHLGSHGRDVEGGGRIVAVKRIWNSRKLDAKLDKEFESEVKVLGNIRHNNIVKLLCCISSQDAKLLVYEYMENGSLDRWLHHRDREGAPAPLDWPTRLAIAIDAARGLSYMHHDCAQSIVHRDVKSSNILLDPDFQAKIADFGLARILVKSGEPESVSAIGGTFGYMAPEYGYRPKVNEKVDVYSFGVVLLELTTGKVANDSGAELCLAEWAWRRYQKGAPFYDVVDEAIHDPANLQDILSVFTLGVICTGENPPARPSMKEVLHHLIRCDQMSAEAACQVNYEGGGEPLLEAKKKGSQRRSMSHSGRWDEDDEDSGNFVVHAV from the exons ATGTCAGGGTCGAGCACCAGCTGCCGCTTCCCTCTACTACTCGCCttgctcctcttcctcctcgccggcgaGTGCCGCTCCCaacccggcggcggcggcgaccgcgACACGCTGCTCGCCATCAAGAAGGACTGGAGCAGCCCCCCGCAACTCCAGTCCTGGGACCCCGCCGCTGCTGCCAACCACTGCACCTGGAAAGGCGTCACGTGCGCTGTCGGCGGCGGTGGGGTTGTCACGGAGCTCTCCCTCACGGGCCTGAACCTCACCCGTCCTGTCCCAGCGTCCGTGTGCGCGCTCAAGAACCTCACCCGCCTCAACCTCTCCTACAACAACCTCACCGGCGCCTtccccgccgccgcgctctACGCCTGCGCGCAGCTCCGCTTCCTCGACCTCTCCAACAACCTTTTCTCCGGGGTGCTCCCGGCCGACATCGACGGCCTCTCGCCGGCGATGGAGCACCTCAACCTCTCCACCAACCACTTCGCCGGCCAAGTGCCGCCGACGGTGGCGCGGCTCCCGGCGCTCAAGTCCCTGCTTCTCGACACTAACCGCTTTACCGGCGCGTACCCGGCGGCCGAGATTAGCAAAATCACAGGGCTCGAGATGCTCACGCTGGCCAGTAACGCGTTCTCGCCAGCGCCCGTGCCGCCGGAGTTTGCCAAGCTGACCAACCTCACCTATCTCTGGATGTCCAACATGAACCTCACCGGGAAGATTCCGGAGGCGTTCTCCAGCCTCACGGAGCTCACGCTCCTCTCCATGTCGTCGAACAACCTCACCGGCGAGATCCCGTCGTGGGTGTTTCAACACGGGAAGCTTGAGTACCTCTACATGTTCGAGAATGGCCTCTCCGGCGGGCTGACGAGCAACGTCACGGCGGTGAACTTGATTGAGCTTGACCTGTCGATAAATCAGCTCACCGGAGAGATACCGGAAAGCTTGGGGAATCTCAAGAACCTCACCTTGATGTTTCTTTACAAAAACCAGCTCACTGGTACAATCCCGGCGAGCATCGGGCTGCTACCGAAGCTCAGAGACATTCGGATATTCAACAACCAGCTCTCTGGTGAGCTCCCGCCAGAGCTCGGTAAGCACTCGCCGCTCGCCAACCTCGAGGTGGGTAACAACCACCTCTCCGGCCCGCTGCGGGAGACGCTCTGCGCCAACGGGAAGCTCTACGACATCGTCGCCTTCAACAACAGCTTCTTCGGCGAACTCCCGGCCAACCTGGGAGACTGCGTCCTGCTGAACAACCTGATGCTCTACAACAACCTCTTCTCTGGCGACTTCCCGGCGAAGATATGGTCGTTCCCGAAGCTGACCTTGGTGATGATCCAGAACAACAGCTTCACCGGCACTCTACCGGCCGAGATATCCTTCAACATCTCACGGATTGAGATAGGGAACAACATGTTCTCCGGTTCCTTCCCGACGTCGGCGACGGGGCTGCGCGTATTCCATGCGGAGAATAACAGGCTCGCCGGCGAATTGCCGTCTGACATGAGCAAGCTCGACAGTCTTACTGATTTGTCAGTGCCCGGCAACAGGATAACTGGTTCCATACCAACATCGATCAAGCTGCTGCAGAAGCTCACTTCACTCAACCTGAGCGGCAACAGCTTAACCGGCGTGATACCGCCGAGGAGCATCGGGCTGCTCCCAACGCTGACGATGCTTGATTTGTCCGACAATGATCTCACAGGCAGCATACCGTCGGACATAAGCAACTTGTTCACCATACTGAACCTGTCATCAAACCAGCTCACTGGCGAGGTGCCGGCCGCACTGCAGAGCGCGGCGTACGACCGCAGCTTCCTCGGCAACCGGCTCTGCGCCAGGGCGGACTCGGGCACAAACCTCCCGACGTGTCCAGGCGGAGGCCGGGGCGCCCATGACGAGCTGTCCAAGGGCCTGATCATCCTCTTCTCGATGCTAGCCGGCATTGTCCTCTTCGGCAGTGTCGGCATCGCCTGGCTGCTCTTGCGGCGCCGGAAGGACAGCCACGACGTGACGGACTGGAAGATGACGGTATTCACCCAGCTGAACTTCACCGAGTCGGATGTGCTCAACAACATCCGCGAGGAGAACGTGATCGGCAGCGGTGGGTCCGGAAAGGTATACCGCATCCATCTCGGCTCCCACGGTCGCGACGTGGAGGGCGGCGGCAGGATTGTGGCCGTCAAGAGGATCTGGAACTCAAGGAAGCTGGACGCGAAGCTGGACAAGGAGTTCGAGTCGGAGGTGAAGGTCCTGGGCAACATCCGGCACAACAACATCGTGAAGCTGCTCTGTTGCATCTCCAGCCAGGACGCCAAGCTGCTTGTCTACGAGTACATGGAGAATGGCAGCCTCGACCGGTGGCTGCACCACCGGGACCGCGAGGGCGCTCCCGCGCCGCTGGACTGGCCGACGAGGCTGGCCATCGCCATTGACGCGGCCAGGGGGCTCAGCTACATGCACCACGACTGCGCACAGTCGATCGTGCACCGGGACGTCAAGTCCAGCAATATCCTGCTCGACCCGGACTTCCAGGCCAAGATCGCCGACTTCGGCCTCGCCCGGATACTTGTCAAGTCCGGCGAGCCCGAGTCCGTATCAGCCATCGGCGGGACATTCGGATACATGGCGCCAG AATATGGGTACAGGCCAAAGGTGAACGAGAAGGTGGACGTCTACAGCTTCGGTGTCGTCCTGCTAGAGCTGACAACAGGCAAGGTTGCCAACGACAGCGGCGCCGAGCTGTGCCTGGCGGAATGGGCGTGGCGGCGGTACCAGAAAGGTGCTCCATTCTACGACGTCGTCGATGAGGCCATCCATGACCCAGCCAACCTGCAGGACATCCTGTCGGTGTTCACGCTCGGCGTGATCTGCACGGGGGAGAACCCCCCGGCGCGGCCGTCCATGAAGGAGGTCCTGCACCACCTCATCCGGTGCGACCAGATGTCTGCCGAGGCGGCGTGCCAGGTGAACTATGAGGGCGGCGGcgagccgctcctcgaggcgaAGAAGAAAGGCAGCCAGCGACGGAGCATGTCGCACTCCGGCAGGTGGGACGAAGACGACGAGGACAGCGGCAACTTCGTGGTGCATGCGGTTTAG